A window from Tenacibaculum singaporense encodes these proteins:
- a CDS encoding YHS domain-containing (seleno)protein: protein MKHVFIFFLFFSSIVFSQEYNTKNGVIAKGYDVVSYFNNKAEKGNKKLTTKYNNVSFRFSSKENLATFLINPQKYNPQYGGYCAYAIGKTGEKVDIDPKTFEIRDGKLYLFYNSWGTNTLKMWLKENPEELKKQADTNWKKLNR, encoded by the coding sequence ATGAAACATGTATTCATCTTCTTTCTATTTTTTTCGAGTATTGTCTTCTCACAAGAATACAATACCAAAAACGGAGTAATTGCTAAAGGTTACGATGTAGTAAGTTATTTTAATAATAAAGCCGAAAAAGGAAATAAAAAACTTACAACTAAATATAATAACGTTTCCTTTCGTTTTTCGTCAAAAGAAAATTTAGCTACTTTCCTTATAAATCCTCAAAAATACAACCCTCAATATGGTGGATATTGTGCCTATGCCATTGGAAAAACTGGTGAAAAGGTGGATATTGATCCGAAAACTTTTGAAATACGAGATGGTAAACTGTATTTATTTTATAACTCTTGGGGAACCAATACTTTAAAAATGTGGTTAAAAGAAAATCCAGAAGAGCTAAAAAAACAAGCCGATACTAATTGGAAAAAATTGAATCGTTAG
- a CDS encoding winged helix-turn-helix transcriptional regulator produces MARKYIDNPNACSLVHTMNIIGNKWKPIIMYLLSNGSMRFGMLNALIPTISKKVLTNQLKELENDGLLLRESFAEVPPRVEYSLTEKSIGLLPVLKQLSDWANKAYPEMDFEKCRIVEIDTKDSVQEDV; encoded by the coding sequence ATGGCTAGAAAATATATAGACAACCCAAATGCTTGTTCACTTGTACATACTATGAATATTATTGGAAACAAGTGGAAACCAATAATTATGTATTTATTATCTAATGGATCAATGCGGTTTGGGATGTTAAATGCGTTGATACCGACAATCTCAAAAAAAGTGTTGACAAATCAACTTAAAGAACTAGAAAATGATGGATTACTTTTAAGAGAATCGTTTGCAGAGGTTCCTCCTCGTGTAGAATACTCATTAACTGAAAAATCTATTGGATTATTACCTGTTTTGAAACAGTTGAGTGATTGGGCAAATAAAGCCTATCCCGAAATGGATTTTGAAAAATGTAGAATTGTTGAAATAGATACAAAAGATAGTGTACAAGAAGATGTATAA
- a CDS encoding NAD(P)H-dependent oxidoreductase codes for MKNIFIINGHQKYPFSEGKLNSSLIEKAEKFFNNKGFSVKKTTMEDNYDINEEIEKFKWADVVFFQTPLNWMGVSWSFKKYIDEVFSMGMMGEMSDGDGRSKEAPKKNYGLGGKLNGKYMMSVTANAPKEAFNNPNETFFNGISEDDLLKPMHLNFKWFGFETMPTFMAYDVMKNPEIESDFKRFEEHLTTNFK; via the coding sequence ATGAAAAACATATTTATCATTAACGGTCATCAAAAATATCCGTTTTCAGAAGGAAAACTAAATTCAAGTTTAATAGAAAAAGCAGAAAAATTCTTTAATAACAAAGGTTTTAGTGTGAAAAAAACTACCATGGAAGATAACTACGATATTAATGAAGAAATTGAAAAGTTTAAATGGGCTGATGTAGTCTTTTTTCAAACTCCTTTAAACTGGATGGGGGTTAGCTGGTCATTCAAAAAATATATAGACGAAGTATTTTCTATGGGAATGATGGGAGAAATGTCTGATGGTGACGGAAGAAGTAAAGAAGCTCCAAAAAAGAACTATGGATTAGGAGGTAAACTGAATGGAAAATATATGATGTCTGTTACAGCAAATGCCCCTAAAGAAGCTTTTAATAACCCTAATGAAACTTTTTTTAATGGAATAAGTGAAGATGATCTGCTAAAACCAATGCATCTAAATTTTAAGTGGTTTGGTTTTGAAACTATGCCAACGTTTATGGCTTATGATGTAATGAAGAATCCAGAAATTGAAAGTGATTTCAAACGCTTTGAAGAACATTTAACTACAAATTTTAAATAA
- a CDS encoding MFS transporter — MEKKDPYASLRIKEFNIFLLVRFALVFAWSMQFIIIEWQVYSITKNPLSLGIIGLMEVIPAVSMALFAGHIVDQKEKRNLLALCIGLFSLISLGLFFLTLPSFIEDWNKNTVLYAIYALVFFGGLLRSFFGPTIFSLIALIVPKKLYPNAATWSSSTWQIASVLGPAFAGLTISWIGVHWSLCIVFGLVSVSFFTVFFIKKKPILNPKIGEPVMKSLKEGVRFVYKTKAILGALTLDMISVLFGGAVALLPVYAQDILKVGPEGFGALRAAPAIGAFLTMLVTAYIPISRNAGMKLLAAIFGFGICIIVFGLSTVFWISIVALFFSGVTDGVSMVIRQTILQLKTPDHMRGRVASVNSMFVGSSNELGAFESGVTAKLMGTVTAVVFGGTMTLITVITTGIVNPTLRKLDLTKDLEEHEKEI, encoded by the coding sequence ATGGAGAAAAAAGACCCCTACGCATCCCTAAGAATCAAAGAGTTTAATATTTTTCTTTTAGTACGTTTTGCCTTAGTGTTTGCATGGTCAATGCAATTTATTATTATCGAATGGCAGGTATACAGTATTACCAAAAATCCATTATCGTTAGGAATCATTGGATTAATGGAAGTAATTCCTGCAGTATCCATGGCGTTGTTTGCTGGTCATATTGTAGATCAAAAAGAAAAAAGAAATCTACTAGCCTTGTGTATTGGTTTATTTTCACTGATAAGTTTAGGGTTATTCTTTTTAACATTACCTAGTTTTATTGAAGATTGGAATAAAAACACTGTACTCTACGCTATTTATGCTTTGGTCTTTTTTGGTGGATTATTACGTTCGTTTTTCGGACCTACTATTTTTTCATTAATAGCTTTAATTGTACCTAAAAAATTATATCCTAACGCTGCAACATGGAGTAGTTCAACTTGGCAAATAGCTTCAGTATTAGGACCAGCTTTTGCAGGATTAACCATTTCATGGATTGGAGTACATTGGTCTTTATGTATTGTATTTGGTTTAGTATCAGTATCATTTTTTACGGTATTTTTTATCAAAAAGAAACCAATTTTAAATCCAAAAATAGGAGAACCCGTAATGAAAAGTTTAAAAGAAGGAGTGCGTTTTGTATATAAAACAAAAGCTATTTTGGGAGCACTTACATTAGATATGATTTCGGTATTATTTGGTGGAGCAGTTGCATTATTACCAGTTTATGCTCAAGATATTTTAAAAGTTGGACCAGAAGGGTTTGGTGCATTGCGTGCTGCACCTGCCATAGGAGCCTTTTTAACGATGTTAGTTACTGCTTATATACCTATCAGTAGAAACGCAGGAATGAAGCTTTTAGCAGCTATATTTGGTTTCGGAATTTGTATTATAGTATTTGGTTTATCAACCGTTTTTTGGATTTCTATTGTAGCCCTATTCTTTAGTGGTGTAACCGATGGAGTTTCTATGGTAATTCGCCAAACTATTTTACAATTAAAAACACCCGATCATATGCGTGGTAGAGTAGCTTCAGTAAATTCTATGTTTGTAGGTTCTTCTAACGAATTAGGAGCTTTTGAAAGTGGGGTAACAGCAAAGTTAATGGGAACAGTAACAGCAGTGGTTTTTGGTGGAACAATGACATTAATTACAGTTATTACCACAGGAATTGTAAACCCAACACTTCGAAAATTAGATCTAACTAAAGATTTGGAAGAGCATGAGAAGGAAATCTAA
- a CDS encoding glycerol-3-phosphate dehydrogenase/oxidase translates to MNNFSSFNRKNIQQELQTTEFDILVIGGGITGAGIALDAASRGMKVALIEKNDFASGTSSKSTKLIHGGLRYLKQFDFWLVKEVGTERAIVHKLAPHLVIPEKMILPLIEGGTYGSWLTSIGLKVYDVLASVEGDDKRKMLDKKEALEKEPLLPESILNGAGFYAEYRTDDARLTIEVLKTASQYDAQILNYTRADEFIYENKRVVGAKVTDAFTEESYDIKAKYVVNAAGPWVDELRQINNSKIGKRLHLTKGVHLVVPHEKLPVKQSVYFDIPDGRMMFAIPRGKVTYFGTTDTNYQQDKNTVETSMVDALYLIEAVNNMFPDIQLTIDDIQSSWAGLRPLIHEEGKSASELSRKDEIFVSDTKLISIAGGKLTGYRKMAERIVDIVAKKMKRRFEVEFDPIQTEEIVLAGGPFQNYKSVKLYINQIYKRIKSYGFTEKDASYLVHNYGKQTELILDKFDELNEENLQERLLKAEVWFTIKHEMTCTPTDFFMRRTGRLFFDKPSVDLYKNFVIQEFTERFKWNENTTLKHQQELDKKIDLAVNFN, encoded by the coding sequence ATGAATAATTTCTCTTCTTTCAATAGAAAAAACATTCAACAAGAATTACAAACTACCGAATTTGATATTCTAGTAATTGGTGGTGGTATTACAGGTGCAGGTATTGCTTTAGATGCTGCCTCACGTGGAATGAAAGTCGCTTTAATTGAAAAAAATGACTTTGCTTCGGGAACCTCTAGTAAATCTACCAAACTAATTCATGGAGGTTTACGCTACTTAAAACAATTTGATTTTTGGTTGGTAAAAGAAGTGGGTACTGAGCGTGCTATTGTTCATAAACTAGCGCCACATTTGGTAATTCCTGAAAAAATGATTTTACCATTGATTGAAGGTGGAACTTACGGTTCGTGGCTAACATCAATCGGGCTTAAAGTTTATGATGTGTTAGCTTCTGTTGAAGGAGATGATAAACGTAAAATGCTTGATAAAAAAGAAGCGTTAGAAAAAGAGCCTTTGCTACCAGAAAGTATTTTAAACGGTGCTGGCTTTTATGCCGAATATCGTACCGATGATGCTCGTTTAACTATTGAAGTTTTAAAAACAGCTAGTCAATACGATGCTCAAATATTGAACTACACGCGTGCAGATGAATTTATTTATGAAAACAAGCGTGTAGTAGGTGCTAAAGTAACGGATGCTTTTACTGAAGAAAGTTATGATATTAAAGCTAAATATGTAGTAAACGCAGCTGGTCCATGGGTAGATGAGTTGCGACAAATAAACAATTCTAAAATAGGAAAACGTTTGCATTTAACCAAAGGAGTTCACTTAGTTGTTCCGCATGAAAAGTTGCCTGTAAAACAATCTGTGTATTTCGATATTCCAGACGGTCGTATGATGTTTGCTATTCCTCGTGGAAAGGTAACTTATTTTGGAACTACTGATACCAATTACCAACAGGATAAAAATACTGTAGAGACCTCAATGGTAGATGCTTTGTATTTAATTGAAGCCGTAAATAACATGTTTCCTGATATTCAATTAACTATAGATGATATTCAATCATCTTGGGCAGGATTGCGTCCGTTAATTCACGAAGAAGGAAAATCAGCTTCAGAATTATCTAGAAAAGATGAAATTTTTGTATCTGATACCAAGTTAATTTCAATTGCTGGAGGAAAATTAACTGGTTATCGAAAAATGGCAGAACGGATTGTGGATATTGTTGCGAAAAAAATGAAACGTCGTTTTGAAGTTGAATTTGATCCAATTCAAACTGAAGAAATTGTTTTAGCTGGAGGTCCTTTTCAAAACTACAAATCAGTAAAATTATACATTAATCAGATTTATAAACGTATAAAATCATATGGTTTTACCGAAAAAGATGCTAGTTATTTAGTACACAACTACGGTAAACAAACTGAGCTTATTTTAGATAAGTTTGATGAACTAAACGAAGAAAATTTGCAAGAACGTTTATTAAAAGCTGAAGTATGGTTTACTATAAAACACGAAATGACTTGTACTCCTACCGACTTTTTTATGCGAAGAACGGGACGTTTATTTTTTGATAAACCAAGTGTTGATTTATATAAAAACTTTGTTATTCAAGAGTTTACAGAACGTTTTAAGTGGAATGAAAACACAACTTTAAAGCACCAACAAGAATTAGACAAAAAAATAGATTTAGCCGTAAATTTTAACTAG
- a CDS encoding LuxE/PaaK family acyltransferase, whose amino-acid sequence MKSTIFNIQSTEDFNTTVLQVFKHQFTNNKVYRSFCDLIYVHPSDVHTIEQIPFLPIQFFKTREVLSSTNEIQETFTSSGTTGSTTSKHLVTDLSWYETSYLKGFEHFYGNIEDYVVLALLPNYLERKGSSLIYMVDDLIKRSKHPESGFYLNNLSELAEKLIQLDKQNKKVLLIGVSFALLDLVEQYDFNLSNIIIMETGGMKGRRKELIRNELHAVLSNGFGIKEIHSEYGMTELLSQGYSKGNGIFNCPPWMQVLTRDTEDALTILPKGKSGGINVIDLANYNSCSFIATQDLGKVYQDNSFEIIGRFDNSDIRGCNLMVL is encoded by the coding sequence ATGAAAAGTACCATTTTTAACATACAATCTACAGAAGATTTTAACACAACAGTATTACAAGTTTTTAAACATCAGTTTACAAATAATAAAGTGTATCGTTCTTTTTGTGATTTGATATACGTTCATCCTTCTGATGTACATACTATTGAACAAATTCCGTTTTTACCTATTCAGTTTTTTAAAACTCGAGAAGTACTTTCCTCTACAAATGAAATTCAAGAAACCTTTACAAGTTCTGGTACTACAGGAAGTACAACCAGTAAGCACTTAGTTACTGATTTATCTTGGTACGAAACTAGCTACTTAAAAGGTTTTGAACATTTTTACGGTAATATTGAAGACTATGTTGTATTAGCTTTACTGCCTAATTACCTCGAGCGAAAAGGATCTTCTTTGATTTATATGGTTGACGACTTAATTAAACGTTCTAAACATCCAGAAAGTGGATTTTACCTCAACAATCTTAGTGAACTGGCTGAAAAACTCATACAATTAGATAAACAAAATAAAAAAGTATTACTTATAGGCGTTTCTTTTGCTTTGTTAGATTTGGTAGAACAATATGATTTCAATCTTTCTAATATCATCATTATGGAAACCGGTGGAATGAAAGGAAGAAGAAAAGAGCTTATTCGTAACGAATTACATGCGGTTTTGAGCAATGGATTTGGTATAAAAGAAATTCATTCTGAATATGGAATGACAGAATTGTTAAGTCAAGGGTATTCAAAAGGAAATGGTATTTTTAACTGTCCGCCTTGGATGCAAGTCTTAACTCGTGATACAGAAGATGCTTTGACTATTTTACCTAAAGGAAAATCAGGTGGAATTAATGTAATTGATTTAGCAAACTACAATTCTTGCTCTTTTATTGCGACACAGGATTTAGGAAAAGTATACCAAGACAATAGTTTTGAAATTATAGGGCGATTTGATAATTCAGATATACGCGGTTGTAATTTAATGGTTTTGTAA
- a CDS encoding D-arabinono-1,4-lactone oxidase — translation MKNWAENVQWNPSAVAFPHSENEIQQLVLKAIRFNQKIRVIGSGHSFTSLCSTDEILVTLDNFQGLFSIDKEKNQATVKAGTKLSLLGELLFKEGLAMENMGDINVQSIAGAISTGTHGTGIGLKSISNQVVGLKFVNGKGEIIECSIEKNIELFKAAQVSLGCLGIITEVTLQCIPAYKLKLQNKKEKLSDVLATLDERNSQNRNFEFYWIPYTNTAWTKTSNIVEDSEPDKVIFFNYWTEYVLENYVFKLMCEYATVFPSQNKTVANITAASISNVKKVYHSHKVYATQRMVKFHEMEYNIPAETYQDVFKDVQKIVNSKKFNIHFPVENRWVKGDDVFMSPAYGRDSAYIACHVYNKKDSSVYFAALEEVFKAYNGRPHWGKMNTFTSEDIARMYPKFPNFMAFRKEHDPENIFVNPYLQKLLGI, via the coding sequence ATGAAAAACTGGGCAGAAAATGTACAGTGGAATCCATCTGCAGTTGCATTTCCTCATTCGGAAAATGAAATTCAACAACTTGTTTTAAAAGCTATACGATTTAATCAAAAAATTAGAGTCATTGGTTCTGGTCACTCTTTTACTTCTTTATGTAGTACTGACGAAATATTAGTAACACTCGACAATTTTCAAGGACTCTTTTCAATTGATAAAGAAAAAAATCAAGCTACTGTAAAAGCAGGAACAAAACTATCACTTTTAGGAGAACTCCTTTTTAAAGAAGGATTAGCTATGGAAAACATGGGTGATATCAACGTTCAATCAATTGCAGGAGCCATAAGTACAGGTACACATGGAACTGGTATTGGTCTAAAATCTATCAGCAACCAAGTCGTTGGATTAAAATTTGTGAATGGAAAAGGTGAAATCATTGAGTGTTCTATCGAAAAAAATATTGAGTTATTCAAAGCTGCTCAAGTATCATTAGGTTGTTTAGGTATTATCACTGAAGTTACTTTACAATGTATTCCTGCTTATAAACTAAAACTTCAAAACAAAAAGGAGAAATTAAGCGATGTGTTGGCTACTTTGGACGAAAGAAATTCTCAAAACCGTAATTTTGAGTTTTACTGGATTCCATACACAAATACTGCTTGGACAAAAACTTCCAACATTGTGGAAGATTCTGAGCCTGATAAAGTGATTTTTTTTAATTATTGGACTGAATATGTACTAGAAAACTATGTTTTTAAGTTGATGTGCGAGTATGCAACAGTTTTTCCATCACAAAATAAAACTGTTGCTAACATTACAGCTGCTAGCATAAGTAATGTAAAAAAAGTATATCACAGCCATAAAGTATATGCTACGCAACGAATGGTAAAATTCCATGAAATGGAGTATAATATTCCTGCAGAAACTTACCAAGATGTATTTAAAGATGTGCAAAAAATTGTCAACTCAAAAAAGTTCAATATTCATTTTCCTGTTGAAAATCGCTGGGTAAAAGGAGATGATGTTTTTATGAGTCCTGCATATGGTAGAGATTCGGCATATATTGCTTGTCACGTATACAACAAAAAAGATAGTAGTGTTTATTTTGCTGCTCTAGAAGAAGTTTTTAAAGCCTATAATGGAAGGCCTCATTGGGGTAAAATGAATACATTCACTTCGGAAGATATTGCTAGAATGTATCCTAAATTCCCCAATTTTATGGCTTTCAGAAAAGAGCATGACCCAGAAAATATATTTGTGAATCCATATCTTCAAAAACTGCTAGGTATTTAA
- a CDS encoding alanine racemase: MDVYFKNINQELKNYKRAIPCLLVDLDLLDENIVEALSNFRNDASLRVVVKSLPSIQLIEYIFKKTNSNKLMVFHQPFLTDLASRLDNKADVLLGKPMPIKTAEYFYNNLPQQHNGFNPFTQIQWLVDTEKRIEEYINLAKQLNQKLRLNIEIDVGLHRGGFSSLKSLTKGLSLIENNQNFVEFSGFMGYDPHVVKLPKIIRSQKKALLLANQYYEDCKTLVKNYFPKLWNENLTFNGAGSPTLNLHKTRSSPINDIAIGSCFVKPTTFDIPSLRNYKPAAFIATPVLKTFSNTTLPGLEKLKQFFTKKSAFIYGGFWKADYYYPKGIKQNNLFGASTNQTMINIPKNISLQVDNFVFLRPHQSEFVFLQFGEILPVRNGKIQQPWQLLQQY; the protein is encoded by the coding sequence ATGGATGTTTACTTTAAAAACATAAATCAAGAGCTAAAAAATTACAAACGAGCTATTCCTTGTTTGTTGGTAGATTTAGATCTTTTAGATGAAAATATAGTCGAAGCGCTTTCTAATTTTAGAAACGATGCTTCACTCAGAGTTGTAGTAAAATCATTGCCTTCTATTCAACTAATCGAATACATTTTTAAAAAAACAAACTCAAATAAGTTGATGGTTTTTCATCAACCTTTTTTAACCGATTTAGCTTCTCGATTAGATAACAAAGCCGATGTTTTATTGGGTAAACCCATGCCTATAAAAACTGCGGAATATTTTTACAACAACTTACCTCAACAGCACAACGGATTTAATCCGTTTACTCAAATTCAATGGTTGGTTGATACCGAAAAACGAATTGAAGAATACATTAATTTGGCAAAACAACTCAATCAAAAATTACGATTGAATATTGAAATTGATGTGGGTTTACACCGCGGTGGGTTTTCTTCTTTAAAAAGTTTAACAAAAGGACTATCACTTATTGAAAACAATCAAAATTTTGTTGAATTTTCTGGGTTTATGGGATACGATCCACATGTAGTAAAACTTCCAAAGATTATTCGTTCTCAAAAGAAAGCACTACTATTAGCGAATCAATATTATGAAGACTGTAAAACCTTAGTTAAAAATTATTTTCCTAAGCTATGGAATGAAAATTTAACCTTTAACGGAGCGGGAAGCCCTACTTTAAACTTACACAAAACACGCTCCTCTCCTATTAATGATATTGCTATTGGTTCGTGCTTTGTAAAGCCTACAACTTTTGATATTCCTTCATTAAGAAACTATAAACCAGCAGCATTTATAGCTACTCCTGTTTTAAAAACTTTTTCTAATACAACCCTTCCAGGTTTAGAAAAACTAAAACAATTTTTTACTAAAAAATCTGCTTTTATTTATGGTGGATTTTGGAAAGCAGATTACTACTATCCTAAAGGAATAAAACAGAACAACTTATTTGGTGCATCAACCAATCAAACCATGATTAACATTCCTAAAAACATTTCTTTGCAAGTAGATAATTTTGTCTTTTTAAGACCACACCAAAGTGAATTTGTTTTTTTACAATTTGGAGAAATTTTACCTGTTAGAAATGGTAAAATTCAACAACCGTGGCAATTATTACAGCAATATTAA
- a CDS encoding DUF6973 domain-containing protein, which produces MKKRNKQIANLLKLGVFLFGISLLLWNCQDETTTFIDIEIAKAHAWFNKNHNPLLEENTFFIGEANWDKVIIINQEVYVPLGNSSPTQINSSNGEIKYIYLYLLFQKEAQGNYIEEFKVFISDKLTNVFEESKNVEEITFSSSNVLLRSSFNSFSINKETNLQERGEDCEIVDWYLVTYVDGKELSREYLYSKVVCEKDSILPEGGGGGSSSPEDDQSYDDWNRLTECEKEFFKSNPSTVFSITENRKKAEEATSRLFPNCGLRNTLADAFRHAYFSALNTKSIGYSNASKLGDAHECETPSSELDEKIMDLKNNSWGYNYSLNHLNLIESQFYKDFISANQNNEIKTLKTCN; this is translated from the coding sequence ATGAAAAAAAGAAACAAACAAATTGCTAACCTTTTAAAGCTAGGTGTTTTCCTGTTCGGGATTTCGCTGTTGCTATGGAATTGTCAAGATGAAACTACAACATTTATTGATATTGAAATAGCGAAAGCTCATGCATGGTTTAATAAAAACCACAATCCTCTTTTAGAAGAAAATACTTTTTTTATTGGAGAAGCTAACTGGGATAAAGTTATAATAATTAACCAAGAGGTATATGTTCCTCTAGGAAACAGCAGCCCCACTCAAATTAACTCAAGTAATGGTGAAATAAAGTATATATACCTTTACTTGCTCTTTCAAAAAGAAGCCCAAGGAAATTATATAGAGGAATTTAAAGTTTTTATATCAGATAAATTAACGAATGTTTTTGAAGAAAGTAAAAATGTAGAAGAAATAACTTTTTCAAGTTCAAATGTTTTACTTAGAAGCAGTTTTAATTCTTTTTCAATTAATAAAGAGACTAATTTACAAGAAAGAGGAGAAGATTGTGAGATAGTAGATTGGTATTTGGTTACTTATGTAGATGGTAAAGAGCTAAGTAGAGAATACTTATACAGTAAAGTAGTATGTGAAAAAGATTCAATTTTACCAGAAGGAGGAGGAGGAGGTTCTAGTAGTCCAGAAGATGATCAATCTTATGATGATTGGAATAGGTTAACTGAATGTGAAAAAGAATTTTTTAAATCAAATCCTTCAACAGTTTTTAGTATAACTGAAAATAGAAAAAAAGCGGAAGAAGCTACATCAAGACTATTTCCTAATTGTGGCTTAAGAAATACATTAGCAGATGCTTTTAGACATGCCTATTTTTCTGCGTTAAATACAAAAAGTATAGGATATTCCAATGCCTCTAAATTAGGAGATGCTCATGAGTGTGAAACACCTTCTAGTGAATTAGATGAAAAAATTATGGACTTAAAGAATAACTCTTGGGGTTACAACTATTCTTTAAATCACTTAAATTTGATAGAAAGTCAATTTTACAAAGATTTTATTAGTGCAAACCAAAATAATGAAATTAAAACATTAAAAACTTGTAATTAA
- a CDS encoding YHS domain-containing (seleno)protein — protein sequence MKNIFILLLFLISSAVLAQKTDYNTKKGYVAEGYDVVSYFTNSEPVEGKKKFQTTYDGAKFKFSSERNLSLFKENPTKYIPQYGGYCAYAVAAKKTKMYIDAEAYEIRDGKLYLFYSSWLSSKLDDWKNGDTKKLQAQGDINWEELKHKKD from the coding sequence ATGAAGAACATTTTTATCCTTTTACTCTTTCTAATATCATCTGCAGTATTAGCTCAAAAAACAGACTACAATACTAAAAAAGGCTATGTAGCCGAAGGCTACGATGTTGTTTCTTATTTTACAAATAGTGAACCCGTTGAAGGAAAAAAGAAATTTCAAACCACTTACGATGGAGCTAAATTCAAGTTTTCCTCAGAAAGAAACTTATCCCTTTTTAAAGAAAATCCAACAAAATACATTCCTCAATATGGTGGATATTGTGCTTACGCTGTAGCTGCTAAGAAAACAAAAATGTACATTGACGCTGAAGCTTATGAAATTAGAGATGGTAAACTATACCTTTTTTATAGTTCTTGGCTTTCTAGCAAACTTGATGATTGGAAAAATGGTGATACTAAAAAGTTACAAGCTCAAGGAGATATAAACTGGGAAGAACTAAAACATAAAAAGGATTAA
- a CDS encoding helix-turn-helix transcriptional regulator, with product MNRLDRLMNIMLSIQSKKYVTADFLAEKFNLSVRTIYRDLKALSEIGVPIYFEKDRGYTLVQGYFLPPLHFTTEEANALILLQSLANKFTDKTIFKNSESALKKIQTVLKHQDWEKTASFSSKVEVYSPYKKDNDNLSKIQNAITDKLIVSITYSDAKGNTTERKIEPIGIIFYTEQWHVIAWCWLRENYRDFKVDKILSLKVINQHFKKEHTYTIQDYMKIF from the coding sequence ATGAATAGATTAGATAGGTTAATGAATATTATGTTAAGTATTCAATCTAAAAAATATGTAACCGCTGATTTTTTGGCTGAAAAATTTAATTTAAGCGTGCGTACTATTTATAGAGATTTAAAAGCCTTAAGTGAAATAGGTGTTCCTATTTATTTTGAAAAAGACAGAGGATATACATTAGTGCAAGGTTACTTTTTACCTCCTTTACATTTTACTACCGAAGAAGCAAATGCTCTTATTTTATTGCAATCATTAGCTAATAAATTTACCGATAAAACTATCTTTAAAAACTCTGAATCGGCTTTAAAAAAAATTCAAACAGTTTTAAAACATCAAGACTGGGAAAAAACAGCTTCCTTTTCATCTAAAGTAGAAGTTTATTCTCCTTACAAAAAGGATAATGATAACTTATCTAAGATTCAAAATGCAATAACAGATAAACTTATAGTTTCTATTACCTACTCAGATGCTAAAGGGAATACAACTGAAAGAAAAATAGAACCTATTGGCATTATTTTTTATACTGAACAATGGCATGTTATTGCTTGGTGTTGGTTGCGTGAAAATTATAGAGATTTTAAAGTTGATAAAATACTTAGTTTAAAAGTTATTAATCAACATTTTAAAAAAGAACATACATATACCATTCAAGATTACATGAAAATATTTTAA
- a CDS encoding peroxiredoxin-like family protein, with protein sequence MNRPTPKHKAPDLKFKLLDGNLWSLEKQKPDNFILVVFYRGLHCPICKKYLQQLQELLPEFEQRGVNVVAVSMDTEKRAKLSRQKWELPDLTLGYELSEDTAREWALYLSAGVKEGEPDKFSEPGLFLIDTKNQVYYSAINSNPWGRPYLPSFVKAVDYIVSANYPARGEML encoded by the coding sequence ATGAACAGACCAACACCAAAACACAAAGCTCCAGATTTAAAATTTAAGTTATTAGATGGAAACCTATGGAGTTTAGAAAAACAGAAACCAGACAACTTTATCTTAGTTGTTTTTTATCGTGGTTTACATTGTCCTATTTGTAAAAAGTATTTACAACAATTACAAGAACTGTTACCAGAATTTGAACAAAGAGGAGTAAATGTAGTTGCCGTGAGTATGGATACGGAAAAAAGAGCAAAACTTTCACGACAAAAGTGGGAACTACCTGATCTCACTTTAGGATATGAACTGTCAGAAGATACAGCAAGAGAATGGGCTTTATACTTAAGCGCAGGGGTAAAGGAAGGTGAACCTGATAAATTTAGCGAACCTGGTTTGTTTTTAATTGATACTAAAAATCAAGTGTATTATTCTGCAATCAATAGTAATCCTTGGGGTAGACCGTATTTACCATCTTTTGTAAAAGCAGTTGATTATATTGTCTCTGCAAATTATCCTGCTCGTGGAGAAATGTTATAG